From a region of the Corallococcus coralloides DSM 2259 genome:
- a CDS encoding HD domain-containing phosphohydrolase, with the protein MARILVVDDDVLILAALSRILHAEGYEVVTHSDPVVAAREQGFDVVLTDFMMPYLNGIELLSALREKNPRAVRLMLTAAADFKTASEAVNRGEVFRLLGKPWALSELTSSVRQAIEHHRLVAANERLTREVAEKNAELLAINEGLERRVIERTTGLLDGLISALDYRDTETQWHSRRVSLYARRLAQEIGLTGPALDVVEQGALLHDIGKIGVRDSILLKPGPLTPDEWVEMKLHPEFGYRMLAKMPYLHEAALIVLQHQERWDGKGYPLGLKGEEIVIGARIFCLVDTLDAITSDRPYRKGRPMSVARDEVRRCAGTQFDPMLAEAFLGLPETEWARIRREVEVMEEAESHRWTGAKLNAQGEPVPARAAGA; encoded by the coding sequence ATGGCCCGAATCCTCGTGGTGGACGACGACGTGCTCATCCTCGCGGCGCTGTCCCGGATCCTCCACGCGGAGGGTTACGAGGTCGTGACACACAGCGACCCGGTGGTGGCGGCGCGGGAGCAGGGGTTCGACGTCGTCCTGACGGACTTCATGATGCCGTACCTCAACGGCATCGAGCTGTTGTCGGCACTGCGGGAGAAGAACCCTCGCGCGGTGCGGCTGATGCTGACGGCGGCGGCGGACTTCAAGACGGCGTCGGAGGCGGTGAACCGGGGCGAGGTCTTCCGGCTTCTGGGCAAGCCGTGGGCGCTGAGCGAGCTGACCAGCAGTGTGCGGCAGGCCATCGAGCACCACCGGCTGGTGGCGGCCAACGAGCGGCTGACTCGCGAGGTCGCGGAGAAGAACGCGGAGCTCCTGGCCATCAACGAGGGCCTGGAGCGCCGGGTCATCGAGCGCACCACGGGACTCCTGGACGGGCTGATCAGCGCGCTGGACTACCGCGACACGGAGACGCAGTGGCACTCGCGGCGCGTGTCGCTGTACGCGCGGCGGCTGGCGCAGGAGATCGGCCTCACCGGCCCGGCGCTGGACGTGGTGGAACAGGGCGCGCTCCTGCACGACATCGGGAAGATTGGCGTGCGGGACTCCATCCTGCTCAAGCCCGGGCCGCTCACGCCGGACGAGTGGGTGGAGATGAAGCTGCACCCGGAGTTCGGCTACCGGATGCTGGCGAAGATGCCGTACCTGCACGAGGCGGCGCTCATCGTCCTGCAGCACCAGGAGCGCTGGGACGGCAAGGGCTATCCGCTGGGGCTCAAGGGCGAGGAGATCGTCATCGGGGCACGCATCTTCTGCCTCGTGGACACGCTGGACGCCATCACCTCCGACCGGCCCTATCGCAAGGGGCGCCCCATGAGCGTGGCGCGCGACGAGGTCCGCCGCTGCGCGGGCACGCAGTTCGACCCGATGCTCGCGGAGGCGTTCCTCGGTCTGCCGGAGACGGAGTGGGCCCGCATCCGCCGTGAGGTGGAGGTGATGGAGGAGGCGGAGAGCCACCGCTGGACGGGCGCGAAGCTCAACGCCCAGGGCGAGCCCGTGCCCGCGCGCGCCGCCGGGGCCTGA
- a CDS encoding peptidylprolyl isomerase: MARLPAAVSAGFLLVSACVRSVPTPDVPPPQVEPSEVIARIQDWEDRRSMGGGELVRLATAAPEVAVRVRAFRALARIQDVATLDTVLSGLTAPDKAVRDEAAFAAGELAQSWEPLPEDARAALTEALVRAEATEADGWVRITLLESLGKLATPGAVEVLTARLSPASGPWSEAAATALGVAARKAGAAAVANIPLETIRALLKPRERSEVNLAGAYLLAASKRPDAVDALQSCLANGHPDVMALCVKGLGDVGSPRDWVALNLSLGDATPRVSAEAARALAKVAAKCEAGSPCHPLLALEGQVYRAKQVAEGKAAQGHALLAVAQQGLPLQGRPVLSRMRSALAEADRTAVSDEAHADLAWLDCRFAAAMDRQLGTLEQVLQCGYGRVPEARSLALGLHEVAQFKGQPTGAAFAVPYLNHVSPIVRGAALDALSERPVPEAMAPIRALIGGGDAVVAGLAAAAAGKLKDAEALTAVQALADRVPKEPDLAEAVAGALVALQGQAAEPRLREWLTHPHANVRRVAAESLTSLTGAPVRSARVELPPETYRPPAAPPGTTLTLRTRKGDITVLLDPDAPLTGGNLMALAKQGYFRGITFHRVVPDFVAQGGDPRGDGEGGPGYSIRCEMTRRPYARGTVGMALSGKDTGGSQFFFTHSPQPHLDGRYTAFGEVIQGMDVVDALLEGTIIDDVIVGTRAP, encoded by the coding sequence ATGGCCCGCCTGCCCGCCGCCGTGTCCGCCGGTTTCCTCCTCGTGAGCGCCTGTGTGCGCTCGGTGCCGACGCCCGACGTGCCTCCGCCCCAGGTCGAGCCCTCCGAGGTCATCGCGCGGATCCAGGACTGGGAGGACCGCCGCTCGATGGGAGGCGGTGAGCTCGTGCGGCTCGCCACCGCCGCGCCGGAAGTGGCCGTGCGCGTGCGAGCCTTCCGGGCCCTGGCGCGCATCCAGGACGTGGCGACGTTGGACACCGTCCTCTCCGGGCTGACGGCGCCGGACAAGGCCGTGCGCGACGAGGCCGCCTTCGCGGCGGGTGAGCTGGCGCAGTCGTGGGAGCCGCTGCCGGAGGATGCACGGGCGGCGCTCACGGAAGCGCTGGTGCGCGCCGAGGCCACGGAAGCCGACGGCTGGGTGCGCATCACGCTGCTGGAATCCCTGGGCAAGCTGGCCACGCCCGGCGCGGTGGAGGTGCTGACGGCCCGGCTTTCTCCGGCCAGTGGCCCCTGGTCCGAGGCCGCGGCGACGGCGCTGGGCGTGGCCGCGCGCAAGGCCGGAGCAGCGGCCGTGGCGAACATCCCCCTGGAGACGATCCGCGCGCTGCTGAAGCCCCGCGAGCGGAGCGAGGTGAACCTCGCCGGGGCGTACCTCCTGGCGGCGTCGAAGCGGCCGGACGCCGTGGATGCGCTCCAATCCTGTCTGGCGAACGGGCATCCGGATGTGATGGCCCTCTGCGTGAAGGGCCTGGGCGATGTGGGCAGCCCGCGGGACTGGGTGGCGCTGAACCTGTCGCTGGGCGACGCCACGCCCCGCGTGTCGGCGGAGGCGGCGCGTGCGCTGGCGAAGGTCGCCGCGAAGTGCGAGGCCGGCTCGCCCTGTCATCCGCTGCTCGCGCTGGAAGGCCAGGTGTACCGGGCGAAGCAGGTCGCGGAGGGAAAGGCGGCGCAGGGCCACGCGTTGCTGGCGGTGGCACAGCAGGGACTTCCGCTCCAGGGCCGGCCGGTGTTGTCGCGCATGAGGAGTGCGCTGGCGGAGGCAGACCGCACCGCCGTGTCCGACGAAGCCCACGCGGACCTCGCCTGGCTGGACTGCCGTTTCGCGGCGGCGATGGACCGACAGCTGGGCACGCTGGAGCAGGTCCTCCAGTGCGGCTACGGCCGCGTCCCCGAAGCCCGTTCACTCGCGCTGGGATTGCACGAGGTGGCGCAGTTCAAGGGGCAGCCCACCGGCGCTGCGTTCGCGGTGCCCTACCTGAACCACGTGAGCCCCATCGTGCGCGGCGCCGCGCTGGACGCCCTCTCCGAACGCCCCGTGCCCGAAGCGATGGCGCCCATTCGCGCGCTCATCGGAGGAGGGGACGCGGTGGTGGCGGGGCTGGCCGCGGCCGCCGCCGGCAAGCTGAAGGACGCAGAAGCCCTGACCGCGGTGCAGGCCCTGGCCGACCGCGTCCCCAAGGAGCCGGACCTGGCGGAGGCGGTGGCCGGCGCGCTCGTCGCGTTGCAGGGGCAGGCAGCGGAACCCCGCCTGCGCGAATGGCTGACGCATCCACACGCGAACGTGCGCCGGGTCGCGGCCGAGTCCCTCACGTCTCTCACGGGCGCGCCAGTCCGCTCCGCCCGCGTGGAGCTGCCTCCGGAGACGTACCGTCCGCCGGCCGCGCCCCCGGGCACGACGCTCACGCTGCGCACGCGCAAGGGCGACATCACCGTCCTGTTGGATCCGGACGCGCCGCTCACGGGCGGCAACCTGATGGCGCTCGCGAAGCAGGGCTACTTCCGCGGCATCACCTTCCACCGCGTGGTGCCGGACTTCGTCGCGCAGGGCGGGGATCCGCGCGGAGACGGGGAGGGCGGCCCCGGTTACTCCATCCGCTGCGAGATGACGCGCCGGCCGTATGCGCGGGGCACGGTGGGGATGGCGCTGTCGGGCAAGGACACCGGCGGCAGCCAGTTCTTCTTCACGCATTCACCGCAGCCCCATCTGGACGGTCGCTACACGGCCTTCGGTGAAGTGATTCAAGGCATGGACGTCGTGGACGCGCTCCTGGAGGGCACGATCATCGACGACGTCATCGTCGGCACCCGCGCCCCCTGA
- a CDS encoding AAA family ATPase — protein MSDATPLSRLLDALGSAVVGQPRVLADLVTAFLARGHVLLEGVPGVAKTLTARSMAGALGLSFSRVQFTPDLMPADILGTNVFQPQEQTFRLMKGPVFTEVLVADEINRTPPKTQAALLEAMEERQVTIDGVTHALPPHFFVVATQNPLELEGTYPLPEAQLDRFLMRVRVGYPDGDAETSLLRAFHQREGRPPGVSRVLDAGTLTELQDRAARVACDDSILQYVVQLVRDTRAHPRVRLGASPRAAQALLAAAKAHAALRGTDFVTPDDVKAVTPSVLNHRLLLKAEAEVEGVTADDVLKQMLERVRVPR, from the coding sequence ATGTCCGACGCCACGCCCCTCTCCCGCCTCCTCGACGCGCTGGGCTCGGCTGTCGTGGGCCAGCCCCGCGTGCTGGCCGACCTGGTGACGGCCTTCCTCGCGCGCGGCCACGTGCTGCTGGAGGGCGTGCCCGGGGTCGCCAAGACGCTCACCGCGCGCAGCATGGCGGGGGCGCTGGGCCTGTCCTTCTCCCGCGTGCAGTTCACCCCGGACCTGATGCCCGCGGACATCCTGGGCACCAACGTCTTCCAGCCGCAGGAGCAGACCTTCCGCCTGATGAAGGGCCCCGTCTTCACGGAGGTCCTGGTCGCGGATGAGATCAACCGCACGCCGCCCAAGACGCAGGCGGCGCTCCTGGAGGCCATGGAGGAGCGGCAGGTCACCATCGACGGCGTCACCCACGCGCTGCCGCCGCACTTCTTCGTCGTCGCCACGCAGAACCCGCTGGAGCTGGAGGGCACCTATCCCCTCCCGGAGGCGCAGCTGGACCGCTTCCTCATGCGCGTGCGCGTGGGCTACCCGGATGGCGACGCGGAGACGTCCCTCCTGCGCGCCTTCCACCAGCGCGAGGGCCGGCCGCCCGGCGTGTCCCGCGTGCTGGACGCTGGCACGCTGACGGAGCTGCAGGACCGCGCCGCGCGCGTCGCGTGTGACGACTCCATCCTCCAGTACGTGGTGCAGCTCGTGCGCGACACCCGTGCACATCCTCGCGTGCGGCTGGGCGCGAGCCCCCGCGCCGCGCAGGCCCTGCTCGCGGCGGCCAAGGCGCACGCGGCGCTCCGGGGCACCGACTTCGTCACCCCGGACGACGTGAAGGCCGTCACGCCCAGCGTCCTCAACCACCGCCTCCTCCTCAAGGCCGAGGCGGAGGTGGAGGGCGTCACCGCGGATGACGTGCTGAAGCAGATGCTCGAACGGGTGCGAGTGCCCCGGTGA
- a CDS encoding DUF58 domain-containing protein has product MSLGRPVPSGLAVALFAGALVPAALAVASPAFGWLALAVDVAVLLLCAVDFLRAPHAHDIDARREVEPILSSGVDNTVRWELRSRTDRPVRGELRDEPPLDVESHGHRQPFTLEPKDATRLTYRVHPPSRGDARFGDVNLRLMGPLGLCSRQVRLPAGQDVKVYPDLRALSREALTLARASEAVSARTLLRKSVEGREFESLREYRPGDDYRHIDWKSSARHGHTLVRTWQPERNQPVLLLLDCGRHMAGRVQGRRKLDHAVDAALRLARVSLDAGDVVGVLAFASDVRTFLPPRKGAEHLRLITESLYRAEAGLEESDYGRAFDFAFARQTRRALVVLFTDLVDPDASSALLTRTLALRPRHLPVVASLLDEDLEAAATDVPGDATSAYARQAASRMESEYRRTATTLRDAGALVVRAPARGFGAAALNVYLDVKARGRL; this is encoded by the coding sequence GTGAGCCTCGGGCGTCCGGTCCCCAGCGGCCTCGCCGTGGCGCTGTTCGCCGGGGCGCTCGTGCCCGCCGCGCTCGCGGTGGCGAGCCCTGCCTTCGGGTGGCTGGCGCTCGCGGTGGACGTGGCCGTCCTGCTCCTGTGCGCGGTGGACTTCCTGCGCGCGCCGCATGCGCATGACATCGACGCGCGCCGCGAGGTGGAGCCCATCCTCTCCTCCGGCGTGGACAACACCGTGCGCTGGGAGCTGCGTTCACGCACGGACCGGCCCGTGAGAGGCGAGCTGCGCGACGAGCCGCCCCTGGACGTGGAGAGCCACGGCCACCGTCAGCCCTTCACGCTGGAGCCGAAGGACGCCACGCGGCTGACGTACCGCGTGCACCCTCCCTCCCGGGGCGACGCGCGCTTTGGCGACGTGAACCTGCGCCTGATGGGGCCGCTGGGCCTGTGCTCGCGGCAGGTGCGGCTGCCCGCGGGCCAGGACGTGAAGGTGTATCCGGACCTGCGCGCTCTGTCGCGCGAGGCGCTGACGCTGGCGCGCGCGTCGGAGGCCGTGTCCGCGCGCACGCTGCTGCGCAAGTCCGTGGAGGGCCGTGAGTTCGAGTCGCTGCGCGAGTACCGCCCCGGCGACGACTACCGCCACATCGACTGGAAGTCCTCCGCGCGCCACGGCCATACGCTGGTGCGCACGTGGCAGCCGGAGCGCAACCAGCCGGTGCTGCTGCTGTTGGACTGCGGCCGTCACATGGCGGGCCGGGTGCAGGGGCGCAGGAAGCTGGACCACGCGGTGGACGCGGCGCTGCGGCTGGCGCGCGTGAGCCTGGACGCGGGGGACGTGGTGGGCGTGCTCGCGTTCGCCAGCGACGTGCGCACCTTCCTGCCCCCACGAAAGGGCGCGGAGCACCTGCGCCTCATCACCGAGTCCCTCTACCGCGCGGAGGCCGGCCTGGAGGAGAGCGACTACGGCCGCGCGTTCGACTTCGCCTTCGCCCGCCAGACGCGCCGCGCGCTGGTGGTGCTCTTCACCGACCTGGTGGACCCGGATGCGTCCTCCGCGCTCCTCACGCGCACGCTGGCCCTGCGCCCCCGGCACCTGCCCGTCGTCGCGTCGCTCCTGGACGAGGACCTGGAGGCCGCCGCCACGGACGTGCCCGGCGACGCGACGTCCGCCTACGCGCGGCAGGCCGCCTCCCGCATGGAGTCCGAGTACCGCCGCACCGCCACCACGCTGCGCGACGCGGGGGCACTGGTGGTGCGCGCGCCGGCCCGCGGCTTCGGCGCCGCTGCACTCAACGTGTACCTGGACGTGAAGGCGCGCGGGCGGCTCTGA
- a CDS encoding SNF2-related protein, producing the protein MEVEADAAAIAARAAEELVEAGLTPFHERLLAEELLARSGDTQQRLANALAEAKVDLNPHQVEAAMFALDALSRGGCMLADEVGLGKTIEAGLVVAQLMAEGKNRILILAPAVLRAQWNAELREKFDLDSVLVDGRDVKKHNNCFDQPFPVICSHPFAANRSALVAEIPWDLIIIDEAHRLRNAHRPNNKTGQALRASLAGRPKLLLTATPLQNDLMELFGLMSLLDEQILGPEHAFRSRYRADEGGGMTEAAACELKERLAPVVQRTLRRQVREYVRYTNRRSIVEDFHPSPQEHDLYEKVSEYLQRSEAAAIEPGKKTLLTLCYRKLLASSTFAIAPTLRRLSENLEKRLTAARLGQQALSLFEPEEAKQFVEEGEEWSDDPAKAPQVRTLEQEVWELRQYADLADSIRINAKGEALKRALDRTFAVMRTHSWPEKALIFTESKRTQQYLFNLLSEHGYKDKISLLSGDAGGTPEERRALVEEFRHKTQILICTEAGAEGLNLQFCNLVVNYDLPWNPQRVEQRIGRCHRYGQQRDVLVVNFLNRQNAADARLFELLEKKLNLFDGVFGASDEILGALESGVDFERRVLDIYQSCRDPKDINVAFDKLREELEGSINQRMTSMRSVVLERFDGDVRRRLRVAGDAAKEVVAKRQQEAKALTGSVLGSRTSGRLQVAKAAYAVRDRTQDTVSYLQLDAAGLPSRLARLAGSEGWWFVYKFETTGLKPEEKLVHLVLVKDRDGGFRALPLTDGVHFTKLDAKEEKRRQPAPVSVQLMQEQSLMTAKDELIRAAERRNALELDKAKERADRYVEDCLMESREVVEAARQAWFDARKEVTGIEDVAERAKARAHSDRLERDYRRKLASLRNEEEKRYASKDRQMAELANKARVTEKRTLIASAYFWLS; encoded by the coding sequence CTGGAAGTGGAAGCGGACGCCGCGGCCATCGCGGCCCGTGCCGCGGAGGAGCTGGTGGAGGCGGGGCTGACGCCCTTCCACGAGCGGCTCCTCGCCGAGGAACTGCTCGCGCGCAGCGGTGACACGCAGCAGCGGCTGGCGAACGCGCTGGCCGAGGCGAAGGTGGACCTCAACCCCCACCAGGTCGAAGCCGCGATGTTCGCGCTGGACGCGCTGTCGCGCGGCGGCTGCATGCTCGCGGACGAGGTGGGCCTGGGGAAGACCATCGAGGCGGGCCTCGTCGTCGCCCAGCTCATGGCGGAGGGCAAGAACCGCATCCTCATCCTGGCCCCGGCGGTGCTGCGCGCGCAGTGGAATGCGGAGTTGCGCGAGAAGTTCGACCTGGACAGCGTCCTCGTCGACGGCCGCGACGTGAAGAAGCACAACAACTGCTTCGATCAGCCCTTCCCCGTCATCTGCTCGCACCCGTTCGCGGCGAACCGCTCCGCGCTCGTGGCGGAGATTCCGTGGGACCTGATCATCATCGACGAGGCCCACCGGCTCCGGAACGCGCACCGCCCCAACAACAAGACGGGCCAGGCGCTGCGTGCGTCGCTGGCGGGCCGCCCCAAGCTGCTGCTCACCGCCACCCCGCTCCAGAATGACCTGATGGAGCTGTTCGGCCTGATGTCGCTGCTGGACGAGCAGATCCTGGGCCCCGAGCACGCCTTCCGCAGCCGCTACCGCGCGGACGAGGGCGGCGGCATGACGGAGGCCGCCGCGTGCGAGCTCAAGGAGCGGCTGGCCCCGGTGGTGCAGCGCACGCTGCGCCGCCAGGTGCGCGAATACGTCCGCTACACCAACCGCCGCAGCATCGTGGAGGACTTCCACCCGTCCCCCCAGGAGCACGACCTCTACGAGAAGGTCAGTGAGTACCTGCAGCGCTCGGAGGCCGCGGCCATCGAGCCGGGCAAGAAGACGCTCCTGACGCTGTGCTACCGCAAGCTGTTGGCCTCCTCCACGTTCGCCATCGCGCCCACGCTGCGGCGGCTGTCGGAGAACCTGGAGAAGCGCCTGACGGCCGCGCGGCTGGGACAGCAGGCCCTGTCGCTCTTCGAGCCGGAAGAGGCCAAGCAGTTCGTGGAGGAAGGCGAGGAGTGGTCCGACGACCCCGCCAAGGCGCCCCAGGTCCGCACGCTGGAGCAGGAAGTCTGGGAGCTGCGCCAGTACGCGGACCTCGCGGACTCCATCCGCATCAACGCCAAGGGTGAGGCGCTCAAGCGCGCGCTGGACCGCACCTTCGCGGTGATGCGCACGCACTCCTGGCCGGAGAAGGCGCTCATCTTCACGGAGTCCAAGCGCACGCAGCAGTACCTCTTCAACCTGCTGTCGGAGCACGGCTACAAGGACAAGATCTCCCTGCTCTCCGGCGACGCGGGTGGCACGCCCGAGGAGCGCCGGGCGCTGGTGGAGGAGTTCCGCCACAAGACGCAGATCCTCATCTGCACGGAAGCGGGCGCGGAGGGGCTCAACCTCCAGTTCTGCAACCTGGTGGTGAACTACGACCTGCCGTGGAACCCGCAGCGCGTGGAGCAGCGCATCGGGCGGTGCCACCGCTACGGCCAGCAGCGCGACGTGCTGGTGGTGAACTTCCTCAACCGGCAGAACGCGGCGGACGCGCGCCTGTTCGAGCTGCTGGAGAAGAAGCTCAACCTCTTCGACGGCGTGTTCGGCGCGTCCGACGAAATCCTGGGCGCGCTGGAGAGCGGCGTGGACTTCGAGCGCCGCGTGCTGGACATCTACCAGTCCTGCCGCGACCCGAAGGACATCAACGTCGCCTTCGACAAGCTGCGCGAGGAGCTGGAGGGGAGCATCAACCAGCGCATGACGTCGATGCGCTCGGTGGTGCTGGAGCGCTTCGACGGCGACGTGCGCCGCCGGCTGCGCGTGGCGGGAGACGCGGCCAAGGAGGTCGTGGCCAAGCGCCAGCAGGAGGCGAAGGCGCTCACCGGCTCCGTGCTGGGCAGCCGCACCTCCGGACGGCTCCAGGTGGCCAAGGCCGCCTACGCGGTGCGAGACCGCACCCAGGACACCGTCAGCTACCTGCAGCTGGACGCGGCGGGGCTCCCCTCGCGGCTGGCGCGGCTGGCGGGCAGCGAGGGCTGGTGGTTCGTCTACAAGTTCGAGACGACGGGCCTCAAGCCGGAGGAGAAGCTGGTCCACCTGGTGCTGGTGAAGGACCGGGACGGCGGCTTCCGCGCCCTGCCGCTGACGGACGGTGTCCACTTCACGAAGCTCGACGCCAAGGAAGAGAAGCGCCGGCAGCCCGCGCCGGTGTCGGTCCAGCTCATGCAAGAGCAGTCGCTCATGACCGCCAAGGATGAGCTGATTCGGGCCGCGGAACGGCGCAACGCGTTGGAGCTGGACAAGGCCAAGGAGCGCGCGGACCGCTACGTCGAGGACTGCCTGATGGAGTCTCGCGAGGTGGTGGAGGCCGCCCGCCAGGCGTGGTTCGACGCGCGCAAGGAAGTCACCGGCATCGAGGACGTCGCGGAGCGCGCGAAGGCGCGGGCGCACTCGGACCGCCTGGAGCGCGACTACCGCCGCAAGCTGGCGTCGCTGCGCAATGAGGAGGAGAAGCGCTACGCCTCCAAGGACCGGCAGATGGCGGAGCTGGCGAACAAGGCGCGCGTGACGGAGAAGCGCACCCTCATCGCCTCCGCGTACTTCTGGCTGTCGTGA
- a CDS encoding Smr/MutS family protein produces MSRRKPLPPLPPEGPEPPPTPDELGAVEIPVDGNLDLHLFQPREVKDLVTEYLWACRQKGVLDVRIIHGKGTGALRRTVQSLLPTLPEVENFQTASEADGGWGATWVRLKPL; encoded by the coding sequence GTGTCACGCCGAAAGCCACTCCCGCCCCTGCCGCCGGAGGGTCCGGAGCCCCCGCCCACGCCCGATGAGTTGGGAGCGGTAGAAATTCCGGTCGATGGAAACCTCGACCTGCATCTCTTCCAGCCTCGCGAGGTGAAGGACCTCGTCACCGAGTACCTCTGGGCCTGCCGCCAGAAGGGCGTGCTCGACGTGCGCATCATCCACGGCAAGGGCACGGGCGCGCTGAGGCGCACCGTGCAGTCCCTGCTGCCCACGCTGCCAGAGGTCGAAAACTTCCAGACCGCCTCCGAGGCCGACGGAGGCTGGGGCGCGACGTGGGTGCGGCTCAAGCCCCTGTGA
- a CDS encoding DUF72 domain-containing protein, translating to MSAPRRPAQFDLFTGAVEEPPASSRRRTQPVGPAEPSDSLRMLGEQLPRGVYLGTSSWTFPGWNGLVYDHEASTTQLAREGLAAYSHHPVLRTVGIDRTFYAPVPATTFAEYAAQVPDGFRFLVKAHEACTLARFPVHDRYGAHRGQVNDRFLQAAYAVDHVVAPFLEGLGDKAGPLVFQFPPQDPAALGGAGRFVERLHAFFSALPRGPLYAVEVRNEELLTEGFAQALADTGVSPVLAVWAHMPPVARQAKLTRAFEARAVVVRWMLPPNLGYEEAYARYAPFNRLVDEDVGTRDVLARVCMAAVRRDRPVFVTINNKAEGSAPLSAVRLAERVVSHKEEGGQRGAVHAT from the coding sequence ATGAGCGCACCGCGAAGACCCGCGCAGTTCGACCTCTTCACCGGCGCGGTGGAGGAGCCCCCGGCGTCGTCGCGGCGCAGGACCCAGCCGGTGGGGCCCGCCGAGCCGTCCGACAGCCTGCGCATGCTGGGCGAGCAGCTTCCGCGAGGCGTCTACCTGGGCACGTCGTCGTGGACCTTCCCGGGTTGGAACGGGCTCGTCTACGACCATGAGGCCAGCACCACCCAGCTGGCGCGCGAGGGCCTGGCTGCCTACTCGCACCACCCGGTGCTGCGCACGGTGGGCATCGACCGGACGTTCTACGCGCCGGTGCCAGCCACCACCTTCGCCGAGTACGCCGCGCAGGTGCCGGACGGCTTCCGCTTCCTGGTGAAGGCCCACGAGGCCTGCACGCTGGCGCGCTTCCCCGTGCACGACCGGTACGGCGCGCACCGGGGACAGGTGAACGACCGCTTCCTCCAGGCGGCCTACGCCGTGGACCACGTGGTGGCGCCGTTCCTGGAAGGGCTGGGCGACAAGGCCGGGCCGCTCGTCTTCCAGTTTCCGCCCCAGGACCCCGCGGCATTGGGCGGCGCGGGCCGCTTCGTGGAGCGGCTGCACGCGTTCTTCTCCGCGCTGCCCCGGGGGCCGCTGTACGCGGTGGAGGTGCGCAACGAGGAGCTGCTCACGGAGGGCTTCGCCCAGGCGCTCGCGGACACGGGCGTGAGCCCGGTGCTCGCGGTGTGGGCCCACATGCCGCCCGTCGCGCGGCAGGCGAAGCTCACGCGCGCCTTCGAGGCCCGCGCCGTGGTGGTGCGCTGGATGCTGCCGCCGAACCTGGGCTACGAGGAGGCCTACGCCCGCTACGCGCCGTTCAACCGGCTGGTGGACGAGGACGTGGGCACCCGCGACGTGCTGGCCCGCGTGTGCATGGCCGCGGTGCGGCGCGACCGCCCCGTCTTCGTGACCATCAACAACAAGGCGGAGGGCAGCGCCCCCCTGTCCGCCGTCCGGCTCGCGGAACGCGTCGTGTCACACAAGGAGGAGGGCGGCCAGAGAGGCGCCGTTCACGCAACATGA
- a CDS encoding PAS and helix-turn-helix domain-containing protein has product MDWSLTASLLAERDTRPIVVMDRRGRIELANGAFTSLLGRPREELLGRRWTDVCTPREHGRKVGQALRAIFTSAETRLETEVLTRDGERLSVELDVAAVGRPPLRLVAIITRASPPLSVPERTAAPEPARAQGPHRDLSYEISTELSSFGTLKAVWTSGEARQEEMVGQPCFGAFAHRDAPCLDCPLTMAAPASWPHTIVRQASEHADGYEVVTATPTGAGTARVSVHTIGDETLSGLFEAKVRRMANAARLSEREGDVLRYLALGRSPTDISTVLGITERTVKFHQTNLLRKLGAETRYDLLRLFF; this is encoded by the coding sequence ATGGACTGGTCGTTGACCGCATCGCTGCTCGCGGAGCGGGACACGCGCCCCATCGTCGTGATGGACCGGCGCGGCCGCATTGAGTTGGCGAACGGCGCTTTCACGTCGCTGCTGGGCCGGCCCCGTGAGGAGTTGTTGGGGCGCCGCTGGACGGACGTCTGCACGCCCCGTGAGCATGGACGCAAGGTGGGACAGGCGCTGCGGGCCATCTTCACCAGCGCGGAGACCCGGCTGGAGACGGAGGTGCTCACGCGCGACGGCGAGCGGCTGTCGGTGGAGCTGGACGTGGCCGCCGTGGGCCGCCCTCCCCTGCGGCTGGTGGCCATCATCACGCGCGCCTCTCCGCCCCTCTCCGTCCCCGAGCGCACCGCCGCCCCGGAGCCGGCCCGGGCCCAGGGTCCCCACCGGGACCTGAGCTACGAAATCTCCACCGAGCTGTCGTCATTCGGGACGCTCAAGGCGGTGTGGACCTCCGGGGAGGCGCGGCAGGAGGAGATGGTGGGCCAGCCGTGCTTCGGCGCCTTCGCGCACCGGGACGCACCCTGTCTGGACTGCCCGCTGACGATGGCGGCCCCCGCCTCCTGGCCGCACACCATCGTGCGGCAGGCCTCCGAGCACGCCGATGGCTATGAGGTCGTCACCGCCACGCCCACGGGCGCCGGCACCGCGCGCGTCAGCGTGCACACCATCGGAGATGAGACCCTCAGCGGCCTCTTCGAGGCGAAGGTGCGGCGCATGGCGAACGCCGCGCGGCTGTCCGAACGGGAAGGCGATGTGTTGCGATATCTCGCGCTCGGCCGCTCGCCGACCGACATTTCGACCGTGCTAGGAATTACCGAGCGCACTGTGAAATTCCACCAGACCAACCTCCTCCGGAAGCTGGGCGCGGAGACGCGCTACGACCTGCTCCGCCTGTTCTTCTGA